The following DNA comes from Mesorhizobium sp. B2-1-8.
GCTGGAATTGTGAAGCGGTGCCGAGGCCTCGCCATTGCCGAGGAAGACGAAGCAGCCCGGCACGTGGTCGAGGAAGCGGGCGAAATCCTCCGACGCCGTCATCGGCTCGCGGGCGACCGCGATATTGCCGGGCTCGAACACGGTCCCGGCGGCCGCGAAGGCCGCTTCGACCAGTTCGGCATCGTTGCGCAAAGGCACGAATTCCCTGGTGTAGTCGACTTCGGCGGCAACATTGTAGGCGGCAGCGATGCCCTCGGCGATAATGCGCATCTGGCGTTCGATTTCGGCGCTGACCCCGGGGCGGAAACTGCGCGCGTCGCCAAGGATTCGGGCAAGGCCCGGCAGTGCGTTGCGGGTGCCGTCGGTGACCAGTTCGGTCACCGAAACCACGGAAATGTCAGCCGGGCTCAGCCGTCGCGAGACGATGGTCTGCAGGCTGGTGACCAGCGCACAGGCGGCAACCAACGTTTCCTGACCCGAATGCGGCCGCGCAGCGTGGCCGCCCAACCCCCTGAGCACGATCTCGAAGATATCTTCGGCCGACATGACCGGGCCGGCGCGGGTTTCGAAATGCCCGACGGGCAGGCCCGGCATGTTGTGCAACCCAAAGATCTCGTCGAAGGGAAAGCGCTGCATCAGGCCATCGTCGAGCATCGCCAACGCGCCTTTTCCCCATTCCTCCGCCGGCTGGAAGATGAAGCGCACGATGCCGTCGAAACCGCCCTCCCCGGCCAGAAGCCTGGCGGCACCCAGCAGCATCGCCGTATGGCCGTCATGGCCGCAGGCATGCATGAGACCGGGATTGCTGGAGCGGTATAGCGCGGTCGATTGCTCCGATATGCGCAGCGCGTCCATGTCGGCCCGCAGCGCGATGGCGCGGTTGCCGCTGCCGCGCTTCAAAGTGCCGACGACGCCGGTGCCGCCGACACCCTCGGTGACATCGTCCAGGCCGAATTCGCGCAGCTTGGCGGCGACGAAGGCCGCGGTGCGCGTCTCCTCGAAGCCGAATTCGGGATGCGCGTGCAGATCGCGCCGCCATCCGGTCATCTCGCGCTTCAGCGCATCACGGTCGATTTCAGCCATTGCCTGATATCTCCTGATCCGCAAGGCGGGCGACGACATCAAGCAGGATGTTGGCGCCGGCGACAAGCTCGGCATCCGCGGTATGTTTCGAGACCTGCCTCGCGCAGCCAGCCGACGAAGCGGTCGCGACCCAGCCTGTCCGCATCGGAGGCGGCCAGCCGCACCAGCCCGCCCTCGCCATCACGACCGATGCCGCCGAGTTCGCGGATGCGGCCAAGCAGTTTTTGTGGGTCGATCGAGGTCATGGCGTTGCTCCAGAAGGCACCTTGCCGGCAAGCACATCCGCCGGATTCATGCCGACGAGCTCGGCATAGCGGCGGGGATCGGTCGCGCCTTCGGTGTTGACGACCAGCACGCGCGAAGCGGCGTCGAGGCCAACCTCGGCCTTGTGACCGGCCATCGCCCGGATCAGGCCGGCAAGACCGACCCCGCCACTTTCACCGGCGACGATGGCCGGATCGTTGCCGGTGGGGCGGGCCAGCCGACGCATCACGGCGACGGCGTCGTCCTCGTCGACGGTCATGAAGGCATCGGCGACGCGTGCCAGCACCCGCCAGGCGACCGGCGAGGCCTCGTAGCATTCGAGCATCGCCATGACCGTCGCCTCGCCATGCTCGATCTTGACCGGATGCCCGGCCTTGGCGGCGCCGAAGACGCAGGCGGCACGGGCGGGTTCCACCACCGTGAAAACCGGCCTGGTTTCACCAAGAACGATGGCGAGATGGCCGGCGATCGCGGCCGCGATGCCGCCGACGCCGGCCTGCACGAAGACATGGGTCGGTGGTTCCCGGACCTGGCGTAACGCCTCGCGCATGATCGCCGTGTAGCCCTGCATGACGAGGCCCGGAATGCGTTCGTAGCCCGGCCATGAGGTATCGGATACCACGCTCCAGCCTTTCTCGGCAGCGGTCTGCGCGGCCTGCCTGACCGAATCGTCGTAATTGCCGTCGACGCGGATCATCTCGGCCCCATAGCGAGCGATGGCCGCGACGCGTTCGTCGCTGACGCCGGCATGGACAAAGATCACCGCCTTGGCGCCTACGAGCCCGGCGCCTTGTGCGACGGAGCGGCCATGATTGCCGTCGGTGGCGCAAGCAACCGTCATGGTCGCCGCTACCGACCGGACTTCGGGCCGATCGAGATCGACGACATCGACGGCGCGGCCGAGCCGCTTGCCGGCCTCCTCCAGGACCAGGCGGAAGACCGCATAGGCGCCGCCCAGCGCCTTGAAGCTGCCGAGGCCGAGACGAAAGCCCTCATCCTTGACGTGCAAGGCAGCAAGACCGAGCTCGCCCGCCAGCGCCGGCAGCGCGTGCAGCGGCGTCATCTGATGATTGTCGCGGCGGGCAAGGAAACGCTCGACCGTGTCCGCCCCGGCAATGCCGAGGGTTTCGGCGTCGGCCACGTCCAGCGGCCAGCGATGCAAGGCATTGCGATTGGACAGGAACATTGACGGTCTCTCCTCGGCGTTATCCGAGAGAAGATATTGCAGGACATGCGCAAAAGGCGCTGTAATTCGGCACCTAGAATGCAAGTTTGTTTCGCCAGGGATACGCCAGTGCCTCAGCCGCCAGCCTCACTCGACAGCTTCGATCTCGCCATCCTTGCCATTTTGCAGCGGGACAACACGACGCCGCAGCGGCTGATCGGCGAGGCGGTGAAGCTGTCGGCGCCTGCCGTGCAGCGCCGCATCAAGCGCATGGAGCAGAGCGGCGTCATCGCCGGCAATGTCGCCATTGTCGAGCCGGCGGCCGTCGGTCAGCCCATCACCATCTTCGTCGAGGTCGAGCTGGAAAGCGAACGCACCGAACTGATCGATGCGGCCAAGCGGCAATTCTCGGCGGAGCCGCAGGTGCAGCAATGCTATTATGTCACCGGCGAAAGCGACTTCATCCTCGTCATCACCGTGGCCGACATGGGCGCCTACGAGGCGCTGACGCGAAAACTGTTCTTCGGCAGCAACAATGTACGGAAGTTCCGCACCTTCGTCGCCATGGACCGCGTCAAGGTCGGGTTGACGGTGCCGTTGCCTGGATGAGCCGGTGGCACCCTTGGCACGCCTCTGACATTCTGGATCTCGAATTGGCGGTGGAGGCGCGCATGGACGAAACCACGAAAGTCGCGATCATCGGTGCCGGGCCGGCAGGCCTGGCGGTTGCCGCGTGTCTCCGGCAAGCCGGGCTGGATTTCGCCATACTCGAAAAGGAGCAGCAGGCCGCGCCAGCCTGGCGACGTCACTATGACCGCGTGCATCTGCATACGACCAAGCGTTACTCCTCGCTGCCCTTCGTTCCCTTCCCCGGGGATTATCCGCGCTATGTGCCGCGCCATCTCGTGGTCGAGTATCTCGAAGCGTATGCAAAGCGTTTCGACCTCGAGCCCCGCTTCGGCGAAACGGTGCGGGCGGTCGCCCGGGAGGGCCGCGGCTGGCGGGTGGAATCGACGTCCGGCGCCTTACGCGCTTCGCATGTGGTGATTGCGTCCGGCTACAATGCCGAGCCCTTGCAGCCCAAATTCGCAGGCATCGACGCCTTCAAGGGCAAGACGCTGCACAGCGCCGACTATCGC
Coding sequences within:
- a CDS encoding M20 aminoacylase family protein, whose translation is MAEIDRDALKREMTGWRRDLHAHPEFGFEETRTAAFVAAKLREFGLDDVTEGVGGTGVVGTLKRGSGNRAIALRADMDALRISEQSTALYRSSNPGLMHACGHDGHTAMLLGAARLLAGEGGFDGIVRFIFQPAEEWGKGALAMLDDGLMQRFPFDEIFGLHNMPGLPVGHFETRAGPVMSAEDIFEIVLRGLGGHAARPHSGQETLVAACALVTSLQTIVSRRLSPADISVVSVTELVTDGTRNALPGLARILGDARSFRPGVSAEIERQMRIIAEGIAAAYNVAAEVDYTREFVPLRNDAELVEAAFAAAGTVFEPGNIAVAREPMTASEDFARFLDHVPGCFVFLGNGEASAPLHNSSYDFNDDGLLFGANFHVAIARQRLGT
- a CDS encoding diaminopropionate ammonia-lyase, giving the protein MFLSNRNALHRWPLDVADAETLGIAGADTVERFLARRDNHQMTPLHALPALAGELGLAALHVKDEGFRLGLGSFKALGGAYAVFRLVLEEAGKRLGRAVDVVDLDRPEVRSVAATMTVACATDGNHGRSVAQGAGLVGAKAVIFVHAGVSDERVAAIARYGAEMIRVDGNYDDSVRQAAQTAAEKGWSVVSDTSWPGYERIPGLVMQGYTAIMREALRQVREPPTHVFVQAGVGGIAAAIAGHLAIVLGETRPVFTVVEPARAACVFGAAKAGHPVKIEHGEATVMAMLECYEASPVAWRVLARVADAFMTVDEDDAVAVMRRLARPTGNDPAIVAGESGGVGLAGLIRAMAGHKAEVGLDAASRVLVVNTEGATDPRRYAELVGMNPADVLAGKVPSGATP
- a CDS encoding Lrp/AsnC family transcriptional regulator encodes the protein MQVCFARDTPVPQPPASLDSFDLAILAILQRDNTTPQRLIGEAVKLSAPAVQRRIKRMEQSGVIAGNVAIVEPAAVGQPITIFVEVELESERTELIDAAKRQFSAEPQVQQCYYVTGESDFILVITVADMGAYEALTRKLFFGSNNVRKFRTFVAMDRVKVGLTVPLPG